Proteins encoded together in one Microplitis mediator isolate UGA2020A chromosome 7, iyMicMedi2.1, whole genome shotgun sequence window:
- the LOC130671902 gene encoding probable proline--tRNA ligase, mitochondrial has translation MSCDQRDDKLSTTFSLCSCVTVDNKLLRNSLTKMSNKLIKNINRMSKLFQPIKVFPKEAIIKHDDKSKSYRLLLDMGVIRQANPGMYTLLPLGYRVLDKLIAIVDNEMSNIGAQKMLLPHLTSAKLWNQTGRLSEMGPELIKLKDRHHDTLILSPTYEEAITSLIVKVGSIQKSQLPLLLYQISTKWRDEMKPRLGLLRSREFVMKDLYSFDLTIENAKETYESVNQAYNNILSHIGVPYTVVLGDPGLMGGNLSHEYHYFSDIGEDTILSCDSCGINVNATMNNKSTCDNCGKKFTEHMGVEIAHAFLLGNKYTKAFEASCHVQDSQVYFEMGCYGLGLTRLITAAVEILSTHECLRWPKCIAPFTVCILPPKEKSKESSAFHYTDKIVDMLDEKNIDYIIDDRINLTIGRRLFDAKKTGYPYLIVIGKNSIQPNPLFEIHDLNNSQESNMSLDQLIDFFNNVNVDDEKIKEAII, from the exons atgagttgcgaccaacgtgacgacaagttgtcgacaactttcagcttgtgtTCTTGTGTGACTGTTGAcaacaagttgctcagaaacagtttaacaaaaatgtcgaataaactgataaaaaatattaacagaATGTCAAAATTGTTTCAACCAATAAAAGTATTTCCAAAAGAAGCGATAATTAAACATGATGACAAATCAAAAAGCTATAga ctGTTGTTAGATATGGGAGTGATTCGACAAGCCAATCCTGGAATGTATACTCTACTTCCACTAGGATATCGTGTGCTGGATAAATTAATTGCAATTGTTGATAATGAAATGTCAAATATTGGAGCACAAAAGATGCTTCTACCTCATTTAACTAGCGCTAAATTATGGAATCAAACCGGTAGATTAAGTGAAATGGGACCTGAacttattaaactaaaagatAGACACCACGatacattaattttaagtcCT ACGTATGAAGAAGCAATCACGAGTTTGATAGTAAAAGTAGGATCGATTCAAAAAAGTCAATTGCCACTTTTACTTTATCAAATTTCAACAAAGTGGAGAGACGAAATGAAACCACGATTAGGTTTACTTCGTAGTCGTGAATTTGTCATGAAAGATTTATATTCATTTGATTTGACAATAGAAAATGCTAAAGAAACTTATGAATCTGTTAATCAAGCTTATAACAACATTTTATCACACATTGGAGTTCCTTACACTGTTGTTCTGGGTGATCCAGGATTAATGGGTGGTAATTTATCACAtgaatatcattatttttcggATATAGGTGAAGATACAATTTTATCATGTGATTCCTGTGGAATTAATGTTAATGCtacaatgaataataaatctaCTTGTGATAATTGTggcaaaaaatttactgaacaCATGGGAgttgag attGCACATGCATTTTTACTTGGAAATAAATATACCAAAGCATTTGAAGCATCGTGTCATGTTCAAGATTCACAAGTTTATTTTGAAATGGGCTGCTATGGTTTAGGATTAACTCGATTAATAACAGCGGCTGTTGAAATTCTATCAACTCATGAATGTCTCAGGTGGCCTAAATGTATTGCGCCTTTTACAGTCTGTATTTTACCGccaaaagaaaaaagtaaagaatCTTCAGCGTTCCATTATACAGACAAAATTGTTGATATGCTGGATGAGAAAAACATTGATTATATTATCGATGatagaataaatttaactattgGTAGGCGATTATTTGATGCCAAGAAaacaggatatccttatttaattgttattggTAAAAATTCCATACAACCAAATCCTTTGTTTGAGATTCATGATTTAAATAACTCACAGGAATCAAATATGAGTTTAGATCAATTAATagacttttttaataatgtaaatgttgatgatgaaaaaataaaagaagctattatataa